The following proteins come from a genomic window of Edaphobacter sp. 4G125:
- a CDS encoding molybdopterin-containing oxidoreductase family protein gives MAESPNTRVVRAVCSHDCPDSCAVLVTVDELTGRATKIQGDPEHPVTRGFLCGKVAKYLDRVYSPQRLLYPMRRRAGVPKGPVRQGTEFEVFERITWDEALDEIATRLKAIAAEYGPESILPYSYAGTIGQLGYGSMDRRFFYRLGASQLDRTICSAAGGAALTSVYGIRLGTAPEDFVHAGLIFAWGANIHGNNIHLWPFIEEARRRGARLIVIDPYKTRTAALADEHLAIHPGTDTAFALGLMHVIVREGLEDREYIERCTQGFAELKAHVLRPEHSPEAVAKVTGIAAETIERLARQYAQSGRNGIRPAAIRLNYGIQRSENGGTATRAVAMLPLLTGAWQYVGGGLQLSTSGSFPFQSAALQMPQLMQASPLGRAARIINMNQLGEALTSPDAGVGGPPVKALFVYNSNPGAVAPNQNDVLRGMRRADLFMVVHEQFLTDTTDYADIVLPAPTFLETKDVQGAYGHLYVQISQQAIAPLGEARNNVRLFGELGRRMGFPEACFDDREDELIDQTLATENPWFRGITRERLERESRVRVLMPQSEEGNVLPFSTPEWFRTPSGRGELTPVPVFRAPTESRANAAQYPLELLARKADNYMNSTFANLPSHQRMEVKTAGVLEMHASDAELRGIASGDEVEVFNARGSIKLRAHVDGQVGTGVVAAKLAWNKLSRGGSNVNVLTSERLTDIGGGATFYSVLVEVRKVAKTSSR, from the coding sequence ATGGCGGAGAGTCCGAATACCCGCGTGGTTCGCGCAGTCTGTTCGCATGACTGCCCGGATTCATGTGCCGTGCTGGTGACCGTTGATGAGCTCACTGGCCGCGCTACGAAGATTCAGGGCGATCCCGAGCATCCGGTTACCCGGGGATTCCTGTGCGGCAAGGTTGCGAAGTATCTTGACCGCGTCTATTCGCCACAGCGGTTGCTATATCCCATGCGCCGTCGAGCCGGGGTTCCCAAAGGACCTGTGCGGCAAGGAACAGAATTCGAAGTCTTTGAAAGAATTACGTGGGACGAGGCGCTGGACGAGATCGCAACACGATTGAAGGCAATCGCTGCAGAGTACGGACCGGAGAGCATTCTTCCTTATAGCTATGCAGGAACCATTGGCCAGCTCGGGTATGGTTCGATGGATCGTCGCTTCTTCTATCGTCTGGGAGCTTCGCAACTTGACCGGACGATCTGCTCCGCGGCGGGAGGAGCTGCGCTAACCAGCGTCTATGGGATTCGCCTGGGGACCGCTCCTGAGGATTTCGTTCATGCAGGACTGATCTTCGCCTGGGGCGCGAATATTCATGGCAACAATATTCACCTGTGGCCCTTTATCGAAGAGGCCCGCCGTCGCGGCGCACGGCTAATTGTCATTGACCCATATAAGACACGCACTGCGGCTTTAGCCGATGAACACCTGGCGATCCATCCCGGTACCGACACTGCATTTGCATTGGGGCTGATGCATGTGATCGTGCGTGAGGGGCTGGAAGACCGCGAATACATCGAGCGCTGCACTCAAGGCTTTGCCGAGTTGAAGGCGCATGTGCTGAGGCCCGAACACTCTCCGGAGGCGGTTGCAAAGGTGACCGGCATTGCTGCCGAGACGATTGAACGGTTGGCCCGACAGTATGCGCAAAGTGGACGGAATGGTATTCGCCCCGCAGCGATTCGTCTGAACTATGGGATTCAGCGCAGCGAAAACGGCGGAACGGCGACGAGGGCTGTAGCGATGCTCCCGCTGCTGACCGGGGCTTGGCAGTATGTGGGTGGCGGTCTGCAACTTTCGACTTCCGGCTCGTTTCCATTCCAGTCGGCGGCGTTGCAGATGCCGCAATTGATGCAGGCCAGTCCGCTGGGACGCGCGGCGCGCATCATCAACATGAACCAGCTTGGCGAAGCACTGACGTCGCCCGATGCTGGCGTTGGCGGTCCGCCGGTGAAGGCACTTTTTGTCTATAACTCGAATCCTGGCGCGGTTGCCCCCAACCAAAACGATGTTCTGCGCGGGATGCGGCGCGCTGACCTGTTTATGGTTGTCCACGAACAGTTCCTGACCGATACAACTGACTACGCGGATATTGTGTTGCCTGCCCCAACCTTTCTGGAGACGAAGGACGTGCAGGGAGCCTACGGACATCTTTACGTGCAGATCTCGCAGCAGGCGATTGCTCCTCTGGGTGAGGCTCGGAACAATGTGCGTCTCTTTGGCGAGCTTGGCCGAAGAATGGGATTTCCTGAAGCCTGCTTCGATGATCGTGAAGACGAGTTGATTGACCAGACTTTGGCAACGGAGAATCCCTGGTTCCGTGGCATCACACGGGAGCGGCTGGAGCGAGAGAGTCGTGTGCGCGTGTTGATGCCGCAGAGCGAGGAAGGGAATGTATTGCCGTTCTCGACTCCGGAGTGGTTCCGCACGCCATCGGGTCGCGGCGAACTGACGCCGGTTCCTGTCTTTCGGGCCCCGACGGAGTCTCGCGCCAATGCAGCGCAGTACCCGCTCGAGTTGCTTGCGCGCAAGGCGGACAACTATATGAATTCGACCTTTGCCAATCTCCCATCGCACCAGCGTATGGAGGTCAAGACCGCAGGCGTGCTCGAGATGCATGCTTCGGATGCGGAACTTCGGGGGATTGCGAGTGGTGACGAGGTCGAGGTCTTCAATGCGCGAGGCAGTATCAAGTTACGCGCGCATGTCGATGGACAGGTGGGCACAGGCGTTGTGGCTGCAAAACTCGCATGGAACAAGTTGTCGCGCGGCGGATCGAATGTCAATGTGCTGACCAGTGAGCGGCTGACGGACATCGGTGGCGGAGCGACCTTTTATTCGGTTCTGGTTGAGGTTCGGAAGGTCGCAAAGACTTCGAGCCGATAG
- the amaB gene encoding L-piperidine-6-carboxylate dehydrogenase, with protein sequence MTIQQEVRNLLLQLGVPADAFTNGPLAVTSPVTGETIASVKTAPSPETTIANAHKAFLVWRTVPAPRRGELVRQLGEELRSEKDALGRLVTLEAGKILSEGVGEVQEMIDICTFAAGISRQIAGLTLPSERPNHRMMETWHPLGVTGVISAFNFPVAVWSWNAALALICGNTVVWKPSEKTPLTALAAQAIFERAAAKIGAPANLCSLLIGEVAAGQALVDSPLVPLVSATGSTAMGRAVGPRLAQRFARPILELGGNNAAIVCPSADLDLTLRAVAFSAMGTAGQRCTTMRRLIVHDSIYDSLISRLQKVYRSVTIGDPRESGTLVGPLIDQRAYDSMQQALDTARRSGASVHGGERVEIAGAEKAFYVRPALVEVDQQSEVVRHETFAPILYILRYRDFSEAIALHNDVPQGLSSSIFTMDMREAELFLSAAGSDCGIANVNIGTSGAEIGGAFGGEKETGGGRESGSDAWKQYMRRATNTINYGTELPLAQGVVFDIDE encoded by the coding sequence ATGACGATCCAGCAGGAAGTTCGCAACCTTCTTCTGCAACTTGGTGTCCCCGCCGATGCCTTCACAAATGGGCCACTGGCGGTCACTTCGCCTGTTACCGGCGAAACCATCGCTTCGGTAAAAACAGCGCCTTCGCCCGAAACCACGATCGCTAATGCGCATAAGGCTTTTCTGGTATGGCGTACTGTGCCTGCACCACGCCGTGGCGAGTTGGTACGACAGCTTGGCGAAGAACTCCGCTCAGAAAAAGATGCCTTAGGCCGCCTCGTCACCCTGGAAGCCGGCAAGATCCTCTCCGAGGGCGTCGGCGAGGTCCAGGAGATGATCGACATCTGCACCTTCGCTGCCGGAATTTCGCGTCAGATCGCCGGCCTTACCCTGCCCTCGGAACGGCCCAACCATCGCATGATGGAGACCTGGCACCCCCTGGGAGTCACAGGAGTGATCTCCGCCTTCAACTTTCCTGTCGCCGTGTGGAGCTGGAATGCTGCCTTGGCTCTGATCTGCGGTAACACCGTCGTGTGGAAACCCTCGGAGAAGACTCCGCTCACGGCGCTTGCAGCCCAGGCAATCTTCGAGCGAGCGGCAGCGAAGATCGGAGCACCCGCGAATCTCTGCTCTCTGCTGATTGGAGAAGTAGCCGCCGGACAGGCGCTCGTCGACTCTCCGCTCGTTCCGCTAGTTTCGGCAACCGGTTCTACTGCGATGGGCCGCGCTGTAGGGCCACGGCTTGCACAGCGCTTTGCGCGCCCAATCCTCGAGCTGGGAGGAAACAACGCGGCAATCGTCTGCCCCTCCGCCGATCTCGATCTCACCTTGCGCGCCGTCGCATTCTCTGCCATGGGAACTGCTGGACAACGTTGCACGACCATGCGCAGGCTGATCGTTCACGATTCCATCTATGATTCGCTCATCTCGAGATTGCAAAAGGTCTACCGCTCGGTCACGATCGGCGACCCCCGCGAGTCGGGAACCCTCGTAGGCCCATTGATCGATCAACGCGCCTACGACTCGATGCAGCAGGCGCTCGACACAGCACGTAGGAGTGGGGCTTCCGTTCATGGCGGCGAACGCGTAGAAATAGCAGGTGCAGAGAAGGCCTTTTACGTCCGTCCAGCACTGGTCGAAGTGGACCAACAAAGCGAAGTCGTTCGTCACGAAACCTTCGCGCCGATCCTCTACATCCTGCGCTATCGCGACTTCAGCGAGGCCATCGCACTGCACAACGATGTCCCCCAGGGCCTCTCCTCCTCGATCTTCACGATGGACATGCGTGAGGCCGAACTCTTTCTCTCGGCCGCCGGTTCTGATTGCGGTATTGCCAACGTAAATATCGGGACCTCAGGCGCAGAGATCGGGGGAGCTTTCGGCGGTGAAAAGGAAACCGGCGGTGGTCGTGAATCCGGCTCCGACGCATGGAAGCAATACATGCGCCGCGCCACCAACACCATCAACTACGGGACAGAGCTTCCGCTAGCTCAAGGCGTCGTCTTCGACATCGATGAATAA
- the frr gene encoding ribosome recycling factor, whose translation MASAMAGIEALKGTHQELKSRMEKSVEDFRAHLVSTRTGRANVHMLDQVKVDYYGTDTPVAQLGQVSTPEPTLILVQPYDKAMVSAIEKAIRTSGTGLNPMSDGTVVRVPVPPMTEERRKEVVKHLQKTLEDHKTAIRNIRRDGNDQIKKAAKDKLISADDEKRANEEVQQLTDAEIKRIEDLFKAKEKEVMTV comes from the coding sequence ATGGCATCAGCGATGGCAGGCATCGAAGCGTTAAAAGGAACCCACCAGGAGTTGAAGTCCAGGATGGAGAAGTCGGTGGAGGACTTTCGGGCGCACCTGGTTTCGACCCGCACGGGCCGGGCAAACGTTCACATGCTCGACCAGGTGAAGGTGGACTACTACGGTACGGACACTCCAGTTGCCCAGCTCGGTCAGGTCAGCACGCCCGAGCCCACGCTGATCCTCGTCCAGCCCTACGATAAGGCGATGGTCTCGGCCATTGAGAAGGCGATTCGCACCTCGGGCACGGGACTGAACCCGATGTCCGATGGAACGGTTGTACGGGTCCCTGTTCCGCCGATGACTGAGGAGCGTCGCAAAGAAGTGGTTAAGCATCTGCAGAAGACGCTTGAAGACCACAAGACGGCGATCCGCAACATTCGTCGTGACGGCAACGACCAGATCAAGAAGGCGGCGAAGGACAAGCTGATCTCTGCCGATGATGAGAAGCGTGCCAACGAAGAGGTGCAGCAGCTGACCGACGCCGAGATCAAGCGCATCGAAGATCTCTTCAAAGCGAAGGAAAAGGAAGTTATGACAGTGTAA
- a CDS encoding TonB-dependent receptor, producing MRSFQKSIYSFFIVLALMLTPLLTAQTFRGGIAGTVQDSSGAAIPNARVSLTGTETGFKREMVTTGSGDYSFQDLPLGDYSVEVNLAGFASRKVDHVIVRPGQVYALDIKLGIAAENTQVEVNADAIAVDTLSTTNTSVVPEKAVSNIPLNGRDFTQLIKITPGYNGAGSVNGARTNQNNWQIDGVDNNDIFHNSQGSNQGGVSGVAGVTLPIEAIDQFSVQSQGNAEVGRNGGGQINMVVKSGTNNFHGSAYYYFRNEFFAAKSAFLAPTARTPKIRNNQWGGSLGGPIIHDKLFFFINYERQKYIIGAQSAATEPTDQWVNKAKTLLAAHNVPVSQTSMNLLTALWPYGNKPGAATTNNILDPRPQNGYSDNVVGKIDWNINSKQTLSARAFIGSGRQLGNAGTNIYEYYQLAPTHVHNYAVTHNWMITNHLSNQALAGVNYFGQTFNDNVHNQNIPALGLNTGVTSPSLYGAPTITMNPFDQVGVTPPLGRQDYTGHVTDTATYVYGKHQFRFGGEFRRNYVNLLYQRNIRGNFTFNGQATAALLPATGTGPTAYANDASQDSGAKDYTVRTLADFLAGYGSSGSIARGQLQRDLYVNQWDIFAQDQYQVTSNLTLNYGIRWDYSGPVYATNGSLSNFNPNSASGYSVVGADIATLYPRRYTNVSPRFGFSQKVTDKFVVRGTYGLYFDLPNLNGFFDNRPGNGASAGVQANNAGPNPVFTVSKSSPYQIITGVDPLPSSGATFGVSSVSSGFKNAYIQNFNLNTEYQLSRNTVVQLGYVGSVGRHLFNLRDINQGALSSTPNTIVSPTTGQPCTPTPTCGVSYLQYSRPYFSKFPTLTAINQYESSAGSNYSSLQAMVRTSGFHGLTAQAAYTYGHALDNVSGTRGFAPQDSRNLAAEYGNADFDIRHTFNGYIVYEVPSFSSHFQRLTQGWEVNSFMTFYTGKPVNPKTSANNSGVGEFQDRVTKVSDSSSVNRSFQRNSSGTGFVQWFAPSSYALPTAGTFSSTQRNSVYGPGFATVDASLIKNTTLHENVKLQLRAEMFNIFNRLNLATPSSMGNYNSANFGRSTTTVGDNAGAPGLGSGEPFNVQFAGKIIF from the coding sequence ATGAGGTCGTTCCAGAAGTCTATCTATTCCTTTTTCATAGTGTTGGCATTGATGCTGACTCCGCTCCTGACCGCCCAGACCTTCCGGGGTGGAATCGCCGGAACGGTTCAGGATTCCAGCGGAGCCGCTATTCCGAATGCGAGAGTTTCTCTTACCGGAACCGAGACCGGGTTCAAGCGTGAGATGGTCACTACCGGTTCGGGAGACTACAGCTTTCAAGACCTTCCGCTCGGCGATTACAGTGTCGAGGTGAATCTTGCCGGTTTCGCTTCCCGCAAGGTCGATCACGTTATCGTTCGCCCTGGCCAGGTGTACGCACTCGACATCAAGCTCGGCATCGCTGCCGAGAATACGCAGGTTGAGGTTAACGCGGATGCCATCGCCGTCGATACGCTCTCCACGACGAATACCTCGGTGGTTCCGGAGAAGGCGGTTTCGAATATTCCGCTGAATGGCCGCGATTTCACGCAGCTTATCAAGATTACGCCCGGCTACAACGGAGCCGGATCAGTGAATGGTGCCCGCACCAACCAGAACAACTGGCAGATTGATGGCGTCGACAACAACGATATCTTCCATAACTCGCAGGGTTCCAACCAGGGTGGCGTCTCCGGTGTGGCCGGCGTTACGCTGCCGATCGAAGCGATTGACCAATTCTCCGTGCAATCGCAGGGAAACGCCGAGGTGGGACGCAACGGCGGCGGCCAGATTAACATGGTGGTCAAGAGTGGCACCAATAACTTTCATGGCAGCGCTTACTACTACTTCCGCAATGAGTTCTTCGCGGCGAAGAGCGCGTTTCTAGCGCCGACTGCCCGGACCCCGAAGATCCGCAACAACCAGTGGGGAGGTTCACTCGGCGGCCCCATTATTCACGACAAGCTCTTTTTCTTCATTAACTACGAGCGTCAGAAGTACATCATCGGAGCGCAATCGGCTGCGACAGAGCCGACCGATCAGTGGGTTAATAAGGCAAAGACGCTGCTCGCTGCACACAACGTTCCTGTGAGCCAGACTTCGATGAACCTGCTGACGGCCCTGTGGCCTTACGGCAACAAGCCTGGCGCTGCGACCACAAACAACATTCTCGATCCCCGTCCACAGAATGGTTACAGCGATAACGTTGTCGGCAAGATCGACTGGAACATCAACTCCAAACAGACTCTCTCGGCGCGTGCGTTTATTGGCTCGGGGCGTCAGCTGGGCAATGCAGGAACAAATATTTACGAGTACTACCAGCTTGCGCCGACCCATGTACACAACTATGCCGTAACGCATAACTGGATGATCACCAATCATCTGTCGAACCAGGCGCTCGCGGGAGTGAACTACTTCGGGCAGACCTTCAACGACAACGTGCACAACCAGAACATTCCTGCACTCGGGTTGAATACGGGCGTGACCTCGCCCAGTCTCTACGGTGCTCCAACTATTACGATGAATCCATTCGATCAGGTCGGCGTTACTCCTCCGCTGGGCCGCCAGGATTACACAGGCCATGTCACGGATACCGCAACATACGTTTACGGCAAGCACCAGTTCCGTTTCGGCGGAGAGTTCCGTCGCAACTATGTCAACCTGCTTTACCAACGCAATATCCGAGGAAACTTTACGTTCAACGGACAGGCTACGGCGGCGTTGCTCCCAGCAACCGGGACCGGTCCTACTGCCTACGCAAACGATGCTTCACAGGACTCCGGAGCGAAGGACTACACCGTTCGTACCCTGGCGGACTTTCTAGCCGGCTATGGATCTTCGGGCAGCATCGCTCGCGGCCAGTTGCAGCGTGATCTGTATGTCAACCAGTGGGACATCTTCGCGCAGGACCAGTACCAGGTTACCAGCAACCTGACGTTGAACTATGGCATTCGTTGGGACTACTCCGGTCCGGTCTATGCGACCAACGGTAGCTTGTCGAACTTCAACCCAAACTCCGCGAGTGGATATTCCGTCGTCGGCGCTGATATTGCTACGCTCTATCCGCGTCGTTATACCAATGTTTCGCCGCGCTTCGGGTTCAGCCAGAAGGTGACAGACAAATTTGTGGTTCGCGGGACCTATGGTCTGTACTTCGATCTGCCGAACCTGAATGGCTTCTTTGATAATCGTCCTGGCAATGGGGCTTCGGCTGGCGTTCAGGCCAATAACGCGGGACCAAACCCAGTCTTTACGGTGTCGAAGTCTTCTCCCTACCAGATCATCACAGGAGTCGACCCCCTTCCTTCGTCTGGTGCCACCTTTGGTGTCTCCAGCGTTTCATCAGGCTTCAAAAATGCCTACATACAAAATTTCAATCTCAACACGGAGTATCAGTTGAGTCGCAACACGGTCGTCCAGCTCGGCTATGTCGGCTCGGTGGGTCGTCATCTCTTCAACCTGCGCGATATCAATCAGGGTGCGCTTTCGAGCACGCCGAATACAATTGTGAGTCCGACGACTGGGCAGCCTTGCACTCCTACACCAACGTGCGGAGTGTCCTACCTACAATATTCTCGCCCGTATTTCTCGAAATTCCCGACACTTACGGCGATCAACCAGTACGAATCCAGCGCCGGATCGAACTACAGTTCGCTGCAGGCGATGGTTCGTACTAGCGGCTTTCATGGTTTGACGGCACAAGCAGCTTACACCTACGGTCATGCACTCGATAACGTCTCGGGAACCCGTGGTTTTGCTCCACAGGATTCACGAAACCTTGCAGCTGAATATGGGAACGCGGACTTTGACATTCGCCACACCTTCAACGGTTACATCGTGTATGAAGTTCCGAGTTTCAGCAGCCATTTTCAGCGATTGACGCAAGGATGGGAGGTCAATAGCTTTATGACTTTCTACACCGGCAAGCCGGTCAATCCCAAGACGAGCGCCAACAACTCGGGTGTAGGCGAGTTTCAGGACCGCGTAACCAAAGTGAGCGATTCTTCTTCTGTAAATCGTTCCTTTCAGCGCAATTCCAGCGGCACCGGATTTGTGCAGTGGTTCGCCCCTTCGTCCTATGCTCTTCCGACGGCGGGAACGTTCAGCTCGACGCAGAGGAACTCCGTTTACGGTCCTGGTTTTGCAACTGTGGATGCGTCGCTGATCAAGAACACAACCTTGCACGAGAACGTGAAGTTGCAGTTGCGCGCGGAGATGTTCAACATCTTCAACCGGCTGAATCTGGCTACACCGAGTTCGATGGGGAATTACAACTCTGCGAACTTCGGACGTTCCACTACGACGGTGGGTGACAATGCGGGAGCTCCGGGGCTTGGTTCTGGTGAGCCATTCAACGTGCAGTTTGCAGGCAAGATCATCTTCTAG
- a CDS encoding YybH family protein, producing MLLRFRLAFCIVALLLASSSARSQQTLSTVPQQQLDVIKVLLAQEAAWNRGDLEAFSQTYKDAPDTLFISSTVNRGFAGMLDAYRREYPTRAAMGTLSFSGLEVRPLDDRFSVVIGHYSLERNKKDGGNAQGIFSLVLEKTEKGWKIIVDHTTS from the coding sequence GTGCTACTCCGCTTTCGTCTCGCTTTCTGCATTGTTGCGCTTCTGCTTGCCTCCTCGTCTGCACGTTCACAACAAACCCTTTCGACGGTTCCCCAGCAGCAGCTCGATGTCATCAAAGTTTTGCTGGCACAGGAAGCCGCTTGGAATCGTGGCGACCTCGAAGCCTTCTCGCAAACCTATAAGGACGCCCCGGACACACTCTTCATCTCTTCCACCGTAAATCGTGGCTTCGCCGGGATGCTGGACGCGTATCGTCGGGAGTATCCCACCAGAGCCGCCATGGGAACTCTATCGTTCTCGGGTCTTGAGGTTCGTCCACTCGACGATCGATTCTCTGTGGTCATCGGACATTACTCGTTGGAGCGCAATAAAAAGGATGGCGGAAACGCCCAGGGAATCTTTTCGCTGGTGCTGGAAAAAACTGAGAAGGGGTGGAAGATCATCGTCGACCATACGACAAGTTGA
- a CDS encoding TMEM175 family protein yields MTEKLFPTTRLEAFSDGVLAVVITIMVLELKVPHQDGVAGLFSITPILFIYLLSFSFTAIYWVNHHHLIRRVEQCDHRVLYANFTYLFAASLLPFFTAYVIDKHSNSFSVALYAASMIFTGFCFFLLRLAIERLLRLSGDLSREDTATQRKHILSLVLYLASIPLAHFHPYVALGIITLVTIIWIIPTAATPCTVSEDNR; encoded by the coding sequence ATGACAGAAAAACTATTCCCGACAACCCGCCTCGAAGCCTTCTCGGACGGTGTGCTGGCCGTCGTGATCACTATCATGGTGCTGGAATTGAAGGTGCCGCATCAGGATGGTGTCGCCGGCCTGTTCTCGATCACACCGATTCTGTTCATCTATCTGCTCTCTTTTTCCTTCACAGCGATCTACTGGGTGAACCACCATCACCTGATCCGTCGCGTGGAACAGTGCGACCATCGCGTACTCTATGCAAACTTCACCTATCTCTTTGCGGCGTCGCTGCTTCCCTTCTTTACGGCCTACGTCATCGATAAACATTCGAACTCATTCTCGGTTGCGCTCTATGCTGCATCGATGATCTTTACCGGGTTCTGCTTCTTCCTGCTTCGGCTCGCCATTGAACGACTGCTGCGGCTGTCGGGTGACCTCAGCCGGGAAGATACAGCCACGCAGCGGAAACACATCCTCAGCCTTGTGCTGTATCTTGCATCCATTCCGCTGGCGCACTTTCATCCCTACGTTGCCTTGGGAATCATCACGCTGGTCACCATCATCTGGATCATCCCGACAGCAGCGACCCCTTGCACCGTCTCCGAAGACAATCGATAA
- a CDS encoding M20/M25/M40 family metallo-hydrolase, which translates to MKRFAALAMCAALFAAQSGMAQIGAPGERPAPLTAIPGPLATKYKADADRIIEAAMADNDGYAALTYLTDHIGKRLSGTPQLNTAVAWGAELMKKTGFQNVQIQPVMVPHWVRGNESATITYKGEAETITKPLHMLGLGMSVGTAKGGITAPVVFVHDFAELDKLPDAEVKGKIVVFNPGWHGYGVGSMYRTGGPSRAAAKGAAAVLVRSATGLAMQIPHTGTLRYDEKQPKIPAAAITVEDALLIERLVKDGPVTVHLEMEAHMGPEVKAGNVIGEIVGSEHPEQVVVLGGHIDSWDVGQGAQDDGGGIMSTFEAVSLIHKLGLKPKRTIRVVFWVNEENGGAGGRAYRQWIGDKIGDQVAAIESDGGVEKPLGIGYGGFFGGPRRPQAPAPGATVAAAPVRPAFDERALSPEEKQSFDALRDIVSLLSSIGTDTVSLGGGGSDIGPIVADGVPSLSPRTVGDHYFDWHHTEADTLDKVDPDSFKRNTAMLSVVAYVLADMDGRLVGHKGIARE; encoded by the coding sequence ATGAAGCGTTTTGCTGCGCTTGCAATGTGTGCCGCTCTATTCGCAGCACAGAGCGGGATGGCTCAGATAGGAGCTCCGGGGGAACGGCCTGCGCCACTCACAGCGATTCCTGGCCCTCTGGCCACGAAGTACAAGGCCGATGCCGACAGAATTATTGAGGCTGCGATGGCCGATAACGACGGCTATGCCGCCTTAACATATCTCACCGATCACATCGGTAAACGCTTGAGCGGTACGCCGCAGCTCAATACAGCAGTCGCCTGGGGAGCCGAGCTAATGAAGAAGACCGGCTTTCAAAATGTACAGATTCAGCCCGTGATGGTGCCGCATTGGGTTCGAGGGAATGAGTCGGCGACGATTACCTACAAAGGCGAGGCTGAAACAATCACCAAGCCACTGCACATGCTCGGACTCGGTATGAGTGTTGGTACAGCTAAAGGAGGGATCACCGCTCCGGTTGTTTTTGTTCATGATTTCGCGGAGCTGGATAAGTTGCCGGACGCTGAGGTCAAAGGCAAGATCGTTGTTTTCAATCCCGGATGGCATGGGTACGGCGTTGGTTCGATGTATCGCACGGGTGGGCCGTCGCGCGCCGCAGCTAAGGGAGCAGCTGCCGTGTTGGTTCGTTCGGCGACAGGGCTCGCTATGCAGATTCCTCATACAGGTACATTGCGTTATGACGAAAAACAACCAAAGATTCCCGCTGCAGCCATCACGGTTGAAGATGCTCTGCTGATTGAGAGGCTTGTGAAGGATGGTCCCGTTACAGTGCATCTCGAGATGGAGGCACATATGGGGCCGGAGGTGAAGGCCGGCAACGTGATTGGTGAGATTGTCGGTTCGGAACATCCCGAACAGGTGGTTGTGCTTGGCGGCCACATCGACTCCTGGGATGTTGGGCAAGGCGCACAGGATGATGGTGGAGGCATCATGTCTACCTTCGAGGCTGTTTCACTGATCCACAAACTTGGCCTCAAGCCAAAGCGCACGATCCGCGTTGTCTTCTGGGTAAATGAGGAGAATGGCGGTGCGGGCGGACGGGCCTATCGGCAGTGGATCGGGGACAAGATCGGCGATCAGGTGGCCGCGATCGAAAGCGACGGCGGTGTAGAAAAACCGCTGGGCATCGGCTACGGCGGATTCTTCGGTGGACCACGCAGACCCCAGGCTCCTGCGCCAGGAGCTACTGTGGCAGCGGCACCTGTGCGGCCTGCGTTCGATGAACGCGCGCTCTCGCCGGAGGAGAAACAATCCTTCGATGCTCTCCGCGATATCGTGTCGCTGCTGAGCTCAATTGGTACCGATACCGTTTCACTGGGAGGTGGAGGCTCCGATATCGGCCCGATCGTTGCCGATGGCGTGCCGTCGCTCAGCCCCCGTACCGTGGGAGATCACTACTTCGACTGGCACCATACAGAGGCAGACACGCTGGATAAGGTCGATCCTGATTCCTTTAAACGCAATACAGCCATGCTCTCAGTTGTGGCATACGTGCTGGCCGATATGGATGGAAGGCTCGTGGGACACAAGGGCATTGCGAGAGAGTAG